Proteins found in one Candidatus Anaeroferrophillus wilburensis genomic segment:
- the rlmN gene encoding 23S rRNA (adenine(2503)-C(2))-methyltransferase RlmN, translating to MVDKQKLNLKGLTREQLAELLVGLGKERYRADQIIRWLYLQRVDDIDAMSNLSRAFRAQLRDRACIVSLSCVAREKAADGTEKFLFQLADGNAVEAVLIPEKERLTLCLSTQVGCRQGCRFCVTGQQGFVRNLTVAEIVDQVVQTQNVAVQDQRRISNLVFMGMGEPLDNITAVTSAVEILKYDDGLQFSSRRITLSTCGLVPEIERLGREVEVCLAISLNATTDEVRSQIMPVNRRYPLRDLLAACGRYPLKNRSRITYEYILLQGINDSPANARRLVQLLAPLKSKVNLIPFNEHPDLPFKRPSDEQVAAFQAILLQNGMTTIVRKSKGADITAACGQLRGRVLSRPGKGSLTADNDGR from the coding sequence ATGGTTGACAAGCAGAAGTTGAACTTGAAGGGGCTGACCAGAGAGCAGCTGGCTGAGCTTCTGGTGGGTTTGGGCAAAGAGCGGTATCGGGCAGATCAGATTATCCGTTGGCTTTATCTCCAACGGGTGGACGATATTGATGCCATGAGCAATTTGTCGCGCGCCTTTCGTGCGCAGCTGCGGGACCGGGCATGCATCGTTTCACTCAGCTGTGTGGCCCGTGAAAAAGCCGCCGATGGTACGGAAAAATTTCTTTTCCAACTGGCAGATGGCAATGCTGTTGAAGCGGTATTGATTCCCGAGAAGGAGCGCTTGACGTTATGTCTTTCCACCCAGGTTGGTTGCCGCCAGGGCTGCCGTTTTTGTGTGACTGGACAACAGGGTTTTGTCAGAAATCTCACGGTTGCCGAAATTGTTGATCAAGTGGTTCAGACCCAAAATGTAGCTGTTCAGGATCAGAGGCGTATATCCAACCTTGTCTTTATGGGGATGGGGGAGCCACTGGACAACATCACTGCGGTAACTTCCGCGGTAGAGATATTGAAATATGATGACGGGCTGCAGTTTTCATCCCGGCGGATCACCCTTTCAACCTGCGGCCTGGTGCCGGAAATTGAAAGGCTTGGAAGGGAGGTGGAAGTCTGTCTGGCAATTTCACTCAATGCCACCACCGATGAAGTGCGCAGCCAGATCATGCCGGTGAATCGACGTTATCCTTTAAGGGATTTGCTGGCTGCCTGCGGTCGGTATCCTTTAAAAAACCGGAGCAGGATTACCTATGAGTATATTCTCCTGCAGGGGATCAATGATTCGCCTGCCAATGCTCGCCGTCTGGTGCAGTTGCTTGCTCCGCTGAAAAGCAAGGTGAACCTGATTCCTTTTAACGAACATCCGGACCTGCCATTCAAACGGCCGTCCGATGAGCAGGTTGCCGCTTTTCAGGCTATTCTTCTGCAGAATGGTATGACCACTATCGTCCGCAAGAGTAAGGGGGCGGATATTACCGCTGCTTGTGGTCAACTGCGCGGCAGAGTGCTCTCTCGGCCAGGAAAGGGTTCCCTCACCGCTGATAATGATGGTCGCTGA
- a CDS encoding diguanylate cyclase — MTTTFFSEAEMASCALDISPDLTSETLQKNTKSVNLLLKAPIYFATSYDKNLTIEMFVSFARKIIPYKKIAFCMWDEPTNSMNLVFQRGFTDPQVNLLKTHAPFSTWVHTFEKPLLIREIDVQRQDIFQTLGFAEALIIPVSWEGKIRGGWQLFAPKPNTFSLNDIQLFWILTMQCELIFQNLTKREQIQKLAIVDSLTGLYNRRFFDSQLKKEIDRSQRNNAPLSLLMIDIDDFKHFNDQYSHQAGDYVLREIGSILPGNARTVDTICRYGGEEFSIILPSTDPVGAFLISERLRKAAESHSYLIEHNKYVHLTLSIGIACYPQMATTDSDLVRKADNALYEAKRLGKNRSIIFSPQITTTKQLDDSKQGISIGTVDFFMEGIRSLTDVSRLLTSLMHIIFPKLGKMESLYLEIDRKDRHAFLVSESCQTNTMLSEPYKKIPLATPLQGASTGWDTSKALTLEEKQQLRSFLPDSACYSWEKSIYRHCHRLSANRQGSLFIFLDEEHHEQQLSDAYTNDGFRFNEMISLISEGITMHQQQRSFCRLAAHKLIALSETALPYFKHHSSQVSRLLTDFAEALDLSEDMANTLTDTAYFYDLGLISISHDILLKDAPLNARERKICEQHPLLSWEIAKFSPKAVDPDKNAILHHHECFDGSGYPDHLSGSDIPLTARILALADTYAAMTSSRPYRSAMTANQALKEISSLAGSRFDPVLTQEFCSLIKAGHA, encoded by the coding sequence ATGACAACAACATTTTTTTCTGAAGCGGAAATGGCATCATGCGCTCTGGATATCTCCCCCGATCTCACCAGTGAAACTTTACAGAAGAACACCAAAAGTGTCAATCTTCTCCTCAAAGCACCGATCTACTTTGCCACATCCTATGATAAAAATTTAACCATTGAAATGTTTGTCTCATTTGCCCGCAAGATCATTCCTTATAAAAAAATAGCCTTCTGCATGTGGGATGAACCAACGAACAGTATGAATCTGGTTTTTCAGCGCGGTTTTACCGACCCCCAAGTCAATCTTTTAAAAACCCACGCCCCGTTTAGCACCTGGGTCCATACATTTGAAAAGCCGCTGCTGATTAGAGAAATTGATGTTCAGCGACAAGACATCTTCCAAACCCTGGGATTTGCCGAAGCCTTGATCATTCCCGTTTCCTGGGAAGGCAAAATAAGGGGGGGCTGGCAATTGTTTGCCCCCAAGCCCAACACCTTTTCCCTCAATGACATCCAGCTCTTCTGGATTTTAACCATGCAATGCGAGTTGATCTTCCAGAATCTGACCAAACGAGAACAAATACAAAAGCTGGCCATCGTTGATTCGCTCACCGGCCTCTATAACCGCCGGTTCTTTGACAGCCAGCTGAAAAAAGAGATCGACCGTTCCCAGCGGAACAACGCCCCCTTATCCCTGCTGATGATTGATATTGATGATTTCAAACATTTCAATGACCAGTACAGCCACCAAGCGGGGGATTACGTTCTCAGGGAAATAGGTTCCATCTTGCCGGGCAATGCACGTACAGTCGACACCATCTGCCGCTATGGCGGCGAGGAATTCAGCATCATTCTGCCAAGCACAGATCCGGTGGGGGCTTTTCTGATCAGCGAACGATTGAGGAAAGCGGCGGAAAGCCACTCGTATCTGATTGAACACAATAAATATGTCCACCTGACGTTGAGTATCGGCATCGCCTGCTACCCGCAAATGGCAACAACAGACAGCGACTTAGTAAGGAAAGCCGATAACGCCCTCTACGAAGCAAAACGCCTGGGCAAGAATCGCTCGATCATCTTCTCCCCCCAGATCACCACAACAAAACAGCTCGATGACAGCAAACAGGGAATCAGCATCGGCACCGTTGATTTTTTTATGGAAGGCATCCGCTCACTGACCGATGTCAGTCGGCTGTTGACCTCCCTGATGCACATCATTTTTCCGAAGCTGGGGAAAATGGAAAGTCTCTACCTTGAAATCGACCGTAAAGACAGACATGCTTTTCTGGTCTCCGAATCGTGCCAGACCAACACCATGCTTTCTGAACCATACAAAAAAATCCCCCTTGCCACCCCGCTCCAGGGAGCGTCAACCGGCTGGGATACGTCAAAAGCATTGACACTGGAGGAAAAGCAGCAGCTCAGGAGCTTTCTTCCCGACAGCGCCTGCTACTCCTGGGAGAAAAGCATCTATCGTCATTGCCACCGGTTGAGCGCCAACCGCCAAGGCAGCCTATTCATCTTCCTTGATGAGGAGCACCATGAACAGCAGCTATCCGATGCATACACCAACGACGGGTTCCGCTTTAACGAGATGATCTCCCTCATCTCTGAAGGCATCACCATGCATCAGCAACAACGGTCCTTCTGCCGTTTGGCAGCCCACAAGTTGATCGCTCTTTCGGAAACGGCACTACCCTATTTCAAGCACCACAGCTCCCAGGTTTCCCGGTTACTGACCGATTTTGCCGAAGCTCTGGACCTCTCTGAAGATATGGCCAATACCCTGACTGATACGGCATATTTTTATGACCTTGGGTTAATAAGTATCAGCCATGATATTTTGCTCAAAGATGCACCGCTCAACGCCAGAGAGCGAAAGATATGTGAGCAGCATCCCCTGCTCAGCTGGGAAATTGCTAAATTTTCACCCAAGGCCGTCGATCCGGATAAAAATGCCATCCTTCACCACCATGAATGTTTTGACGGCTCCGGCTACCCTGATCATCTTTCCGGCAGTGACATCCCCCTGACTGCCCGCATCCTGGCACTGGCCGACACCTATGCCGCCATGACCTCCAGCAGGCCCTACCGGTCGGCGATGACTGCCAATCAGGCGCTTAAAGAAATAAGCAGTTTGGCGGGCAGTCGCTTTGATCCCGTCCTGACCCAAGAATTCTGCAGCCTGATAAAAGCCGGACACGCATAA
- a CDS encoding sigma-54-dependent Fis family transcriptional regulator: MSGSGRGSILVVDDNSSLRESLAAVFHADGFLVDQAEDGMQAVDCLVKTNYDVVITDIKMPKVGGLDVLKEAKKLNATTVVIIMTGYGTVESAVEAMKLGAFDYLQKPFSIEEMQLRVVNGLRVRDYEHELTYLRGERNVIYNFDNFIGQSASVKKVFATLKKVSRSNASVLITGETGTGKELVAGAVHYSSQRSSSGFVKVNCAALHENLLESELFGHEKGAYTGAMKQRIGRFEQAHRGTLFLDEIGDMTLSTQAKVLRVIQEKEFERLGGNRTIKVDVRILSATNKDLSQAVQDKQFREDLFFRLNVITIRIPSLRERKDDIPLLASFFLKKFSGDLKKHVRGISPGAVSLLQRYQWPGNVRELENCIERAVLMCEGTEIKQEDLFFMEDMEPRTSESLPLKMPPEGIQLKEMEEALVVETLKMCNWIQKDAAKMLGISKRVMNYKVKQYNLSNPRWIKNK; the protein is encoded by the coding sequence ATGTCTGGCAGCGGCCGAGGCAGTATTTTAGTTGTTGATGACAATAGTTCTTTGCGCGAGAGCCTGGCGGCGGTGTTTCATGCCGATGGTTTTCTGGTGGACCAGGCCGAAGATGGTATGCAGGCAGTCGATTGCCTGGTGAAAACCAACTACGACGTGGTGATTACCGACATCAAGATGCCAAAGGTTGGTGGCCTTGATGTCCTTAAGGAGGCTAAGAAGCTCAATGCAACCACCGTGGTGATTATTATGACCGGTTACGGGACGGTGGAAAGTGCGGTTGAGGCGATGAAGCTTGGTGCCTTTGACTACCTTCAGAAACCATTTTCCATTGAGGAGATGCAGCTGCGGGTTGTCAATGGCCTGCGGGTTCGTGACTATGAGCATGAGCTTACCTATCTTCGGGGTGAGCGCAATGTTATCTATAACTTTGATAACTTTATTGGTCAAAGTGCCAGCGTTAAAAAAGTCTTTGCCACCTTGAAGAAGGTGTCGCGGAGTAACGCCAGCGTTTTAATTACCGGGGAAACCGGCACTGGCAAAGAGCTGGTGGCCGGGGCGGTTCACTATTCCAGCCAGCGTTCGTCATCCGGTTTTGTCAAGGTAAACTGTGCCGCCTTGCATGAAAACCTGCTTGAAAGCGAGTTGTTTGGTCATGAAAAAGGAGCCTATACGGGGGCGATGAAACAGCGGATCGGCCGTTTTGAACAGGCCCATCGGGGAACCTTGTTCCTCGATGAGATCGGCGATATGACCCTGAGCACCCAAGCCAAGGTTCTGCGGGTTATTCAGGAGAAGGAATTTGAACGTCTTGGCGGAAATCGGACCATTAAAGTTGATGTCCGCATCCTTTCAGCCACCAACAAAGACCTTTCGCAGGCGGTTCAGGATAAGCAGTTTCGCGAAGATCTTTTTTTCCGTCTGAATGTCATTACTATCAGGATTCCTTCCCTGCGTGAGCGGAAAGATGACATTCCGCTGCTGGCCAGCTTTTTTCTTAAAAAGTTTTCCGGCGATCTTAAAAAACATGTCCGGGGGATTTCTCCAGGGGCAGTTTCTCTTCTCCAGCGTTATCAGTGGCCCGGCAATGTCCGGGAGTTGGAAAATTGTATTGAACGGGCTGTTTTGATGTGCGAGGGAACGGAGATCAAGCAGGAGGACCTGTTTTTTATGGAGGATATGGAGCCCAGAACCTCAGAGTCACTGCCTTTGAAAATGCCGCCGGAAGGGATTCAACTCAAGGAGATGGAAGAGGCTCTGGTGGTGGAAACCCTGAAGATGTGCAACTGGATTCAGAAAGATGCGGCCAAAATGCTGGGAATCAGCAAGCGGGTCATGAATTACAAGGTTAAGCAGTATAATCTTTCCAATCCTCGATGGATTAAAAATAAATAG
- the guaA gene encoding glutamine-hydrolyzing GMP synthase yields MQPDLHAEKILILDFGSQYSQLIARRIRESKVYCEIHPFHISLKQVQDFAPQGIILSGGPASTYGDDAPHSEAELLSLGIPVLGICYGMQEMVSQLGGLVEKTQQREYGKAELGLVTHDLLFEGLAFPQQVWMSHGDKVSRLPSGFTVIGETNNAPIAAISNVSRRLWGVQFHPEVIHTPNGRQILDNFVFSICGCHGWWTMQSFIDSSIAEVRQRVGKERVILGLSGGVDSSVVALLLHRAIGDQLICIFVNNGVLRRDEAAEVQELFRGKFKLNLHYVDASEQFLDRLAGVTDPEEKRKIIGNEFIRVFEDEAAKLGEIRFLAQGTLYPDVIESVSFKGPSAVIKSHHNVGGLPERMKMALIEPLRELFKDEGREVGRELGLPVKMINRQPFPGPGLAIRIIGAVTPERLTILREADAVVLDEIVKAGLYNDVWQSFAVLVPVKTVGVMGDERTYEQVIAIRAVTSIDGMTADWARLPHDLLEKISNRIINEVHGVNRVVYDISSKPPGTIEWE; encoded by the coding sequence ATGCAGCCGGATCTTCATGCAGAGAAAATTCTTATTTTAGACTTTGGTTCCCAGTACAGCCAGCTTATTGCCCGTAGGATTCGCGAAAGCAAGGTATACTGCGAAATTCATCCCTTCCATATTTCTTTGAAACAGGTGCAGGATTTTGCTCCCCAGGGGATTATCCTTTCTGGTGGGCCGGCCAGCACCTATGGTGATGATGCTCCCCATAGTGAGGCTGAACTTCTTTCCCTTGGCATCCCGGTTCTGGGTATCTGTTACGGGATGCAGGAGATGGTGAGCCAGCTTGGCGGCCTGGTCGAAAAAACCCAGCAGCGTGAATATGGCAAAGCGGAATTGGGGCTGGTAACCCATGACCTGCTTTTCGAAGGTCTTGCTTTTCCGCAGCAGGTCTGGATGAGTCATGGAGACAAGGTAAGTCGCCTGCCATCTGGCTTTACGGTCATCGGGGAAACCAACAATGCGCCAATTGCGGCTATTTCCAACGTGAGCCGGCGGCTCTGGGGGGTACAGTTCCATCCTGAAGTTATCCACACTCCCAATGGCAGACAGATACTGGATAATTTTGTTTTTTCCATTTGCGGCTGCCATGGCTGGTGGACGATGCAATCGTTTATTGACAGCAGTATTGCTGAGGTCAGACAGCGGGTCGGTAAAGAACGGGTTATCCTGGGGCTCAGCGGCGGGGTTGACTCATCGGTGGTGGCCCTCCTGCTCCACCGGGCTATCGGTGATCAGTTAATCTGTATTTTTGTCAATAATGGTGTCTTGCGCCGGGATGAGGCTGCTGAGGTCCAGGAGTTGTTCCGCGGCAAATTCAAGCTGAACCTGCACTATGTGGATGCCAGTGAACAATTTTTGGACAGGTTGGCCGGGGTGACTGATCCGGAAGAGAAGCGGAAAATTATCGGCAATGAATTTATTCGGGTTTTTGAAGATGAAGCGGCAAAATTGGGGGAGATCCGCTTTCTGGCTCAGGGAACCCTTTATCCTGATGTTATCGAGAGTGTCTCCTTTAAAGGCCCATCGGCGGTGATTAAGAGTCACCATAATGTGGGGGGCTTGCCTGAGCGGATGAAAATGGCTTTAATAGAGCCGTTGCGGGAACTGTTCAAGGATGAGGGCCGGGAGGTAGGCCGCGAGTTGGGCTTGCCGGTAAAGATGATCAATCGCCAGCCGTTCCCCGGCCCCGGCCTGGCCATTCGGATTATCGGTGCGGTTACACCGGAGCGCCTGACGATTCTCAGGGAAGCGGATGCCGTTGTCCTGGATGAAATTGTCAAGGCCGGTCTCTATAACGACGTCTGGCAGTCTTTTGCGGTCCTGGTGCCGGTCAAAACCGTTGGGGTGATGGGTGATGAGCGGACCTATGAGCAGGTGATTGCCATCAGGGCGGTAACCAGCATTGATGGTATGACCGCTGATTGGGCCCGGCTCCCCCACGATTTGTTGGAAAAAATTTCCAACCGGATTATCAATGAAGTACACGGGGTTAATCGGGTGGTGTATGATATTTCTTCCAAGCCTCCTGGAACCATTGAGTGGGAATAG
- the guaB gene encoding IMP dehydrogenase, which translates to MSESQIPFSLTFDDVLLQPRFSEVLPHETDIGTHLTREIRLNIPLLSAAMDTVTESETAICMAREGGIGIIHKNMSVKSQALEVDKVKKSESGMIVDPITMHPDQKVHEVLAVMKKYRISGVPIVDGEQLVGIVTNRDLRFETRMERPLRDVMTKDRLVTVPVGTSMEEAKVLLHENRIEKLLVVDDKGRLQGLITIKDIEKTRKYPHSCKDDLGRLRVGAAVGISSDREERIAALLAAGADVIVIDTAHGHSRGVIEAAQDTKKNFPCQLIVGNVATPEATERLIKAGADAIKIGIGPGSICTTRVVAGVGVPQISALINCRTAADRFGVPLIADGGVKFSGDIVKAMAAGAHSVMIGSLFAGTEESPGDTILYQGRSYKLYRGMGSLGAMKSGSKDRYFQEDVDASKLVPEGIEGRVPYKGPLSSSIFQLLGGLRAGMGYVGCRDIAQLRSDARMVRITQAGLRESHVHDVIITQEAPNYRLE; encoded by the coding sequence ATGAGTGAAAGTCAGATTCCTTTTTCACTGACCTTTGATGATGTCCTGCTGCAGCCCCGTTTTTCCGAGGTTCTGCCCCATGAAACGGATATCGGTACCCATCTTACCAGGGAGATCCGTCTCAATATTCCTTTGCTCAGTGCGGCCATGGACACGGTTACCGAGTCTGAAACGGCCATCTGCATGGCCAGGGAAGGTGGTATTGGCATTATCCATAAAAATATGTCGGTCAAGTCCCAGGCCCTGGAAGTGGACAAAGTCAAAAAATCAGAAAGCGGGATGATTGTCGACCCCATAACCATGCATCCCGACCAGAAAGTTCATGAAGTGCTGGCCGTTATGAAGAAGTACCGGATTTCCGGGGTGCCCATTGTTGATGGTGAGCAGCTGGTGGGCATTGTTACTAACCGTGATTTGCGGTTTGAAACCAGAATGGAGCGCCCCCTGAGGGATGTGATGACCAAGGATCGACTGGTGACCGTGCCGGTTGGTACCAGCATGGAGGAGGCAAAGGTGCTCCTCCATGAAAACCGGATTGAAAAGCTGCTGGTGGTTGACGACAAGGGCCGTTTGCAGGGTTTGATCACCATTAAGGATATTGAAAAGACAAGAAAATACCCCCATTCCTGTAAAGATGATCTTGGTCGTCTCCGGGTTGGTGCGGCCGTTGGTATCTCCAGCGACCGGGAGGAGCGGATTGCCGCCCTGCTGGCGGCCGGTGCGGATGTTATCGTGATTGATACCGCCCATGGCCATAGCAGGGGGGTGATTGAAGCTGCTCAGGATACCAAAAAGAATTTTCCCTGCCAGTTGATTGTCGGTAATGTGGCCACCCCTGAAGCAACGGAAAGGCTTATCAAAGCTGGTGCTGATGCGATAAAAATTGGTATCGGCCCCGGCTCCATCTGTACTACCCGGGTGGTTGCCGGTGTCGGTGTGCCGCAGATAAGTGCCCTGATCAATTGTCGAACTGCCGCTGACCGCTTTGGGGTTCCCCTGATTGCCGATGGGGGGGTGAAGTTTTCCGGTGATATAGTGAAGGCGATGGCGGCCGGTGCCCATTCGGTGATGATCGGTTCTCTTTTTGCCGGTACGGAGGAAAGTCCAGGGGATACTATTCTCTACCAGGGACGGAGCTATAAATTGTATCGGGGCATGGGGTCTTTGGGGGCTATGAAGTCGGGGAGTAAAGACCGTTATTTCCAAGAGGATGTGGATGCTTCAAAGTTGGTGCCCGAAGGGATTGAAGGCCGGGTGCCCTATAAAGGTCCCCTTTCATCAAGTATTTTTCAGCTCTTGGGAGGCCTGCGGGCCGGTATGGGTTATGTGGGTTGCAGAGACATAGCTCAGCTGAGAAGTGATGCTAGGATGGTCCGGATCACCCAGGCCGGTCTGCGGGAAAGTCATGTCCATGATGTGATCATTACCCAGGAGGCACCCAACTACCGTCTGGAGTGA
- a CDS encoding fructose-1,6-bisphosphatase: protein MVTMSDRKHVKRGLWNHLMGCGVEMGLASIIYEVGVASKYINHAMRTGDLGLAGTSNLYGEEQLALDVLADEIIKDRLDHTGRVSKIVSEEQSEIIIFERQGKLRQYSVCYDPLDGSSLVDVNLAVGTIVSIYPGDDPLRPGREQVGAMYVVYGPRTTLVYSAGKGVYEFTLNSLGEFTMTRENISLKPKGKLYSPGGLHKDYIPGHQKFVAYLEESGYKLRYSGGFVPDINQVLLKGSGIFMYPATTGSLQGKLRLPFELNPMAFLVEQAGGAASTGSMPILDVVPEHLDQRCPVYIGSKEEVAMAEKFLLMEC from the coding sequence ATGGTGACCATGAGTGATCGAAAACATGTAAAGAGGGGGCTTTGGAACCACCTGATGGGATGCGGGGTGGAAATGGGCCTGGCAAGTATCATCTATGAAGTGGGGGTGGCTTCGAAATATATTAACCATGCCATGCGGACCGGTGATTTGGGCTTGGCGGGAACCAGCAACCTCTATGGGGAAGAACAGTTGGCCCTTGATGTTCTTGCCGATGAAATTATCAAAGATCGCCTTGATCATACGGGCAGAGTCAGTAAAATTGTTTCCGAGGAGCAGAGTGAAATTATCATTTTTGAGCGACAGGGGAAATTACGGCAGTATTCTGTTTGTTATGATCCTTTGGATGGTTCATCACTGGTCGATGTGAATCTGGCAGTCGGGACGATTGTTTCAATCTACCCCGGTGATGATCCCCTGCGGCCAGGTCGCGAACAGGTCGGTGCCATGTATGTTGTTTACGGACCAAGAACGACCCTGGTGTACTCGGCCGGCAAAGGGGTCTATGAGTTTACCCTGAACAGCTTGGGTGAATTTACCATGACCCGAGAGAATATTTCCCTGAAACCGAAAGGGAAACTTTACAGCCCGGGCGGCTTGCATAAGGACTATATCCCCGGCCATCAGAAGTTTGTTGCCTATCTCGAGGAAAGCGGCTACAAGCTGCGCTATAGTGGTGGTTTTGTTCCTGACATTAATCAGGTTCTGTTAAAGGGTTCGGGGATCTTCATGTACCCGGCAACCACCGGCAGTCTGCAGGGGAAACTTCGACTTCCCTTTGAACTCAATCCCATGGCCTTTCTCGTTGAACAGGCCGGTGGTGCAGCCAGCACCGGGTCTATGCCTATTCTCGATGTGGTTCCCGAACATCTTGATCAGCGGTGTCCCGTCTATATCGGCAGCAAGGAAGAGGTTGCCATGGCGGAAAAGTTTTTATTGATGGAATGTTGA
- a CDS encoding N-acetylmuramoyl-L-alanine amidase codes for MIMYVAAKKHGWRRTVFLSAAVLLLVQVILTTGAVAAGPPPTDTTTAEQAYRQAKKDYRQFNADKKLWGKRKNWTKLIAKFTGIHQTYPQSDRADDALFLAARLYSSLYNYSGWDADLQQAGSLYRKIVADYGQSRLADDALYHLATTEEKLGQVERSRAALRQIIQDFPQGDMVGKAKARLTAAPPVAKPAAEACPVGGTDVYRPDDPRENGKLAGKARVDNIRYWSSPTYTRVVIDLDHEVSYSKGVLKHEKERDRIKSIYLDLKNSFISGASRTIPINDGILKQVKVAQFDKQTVRTVIYLDSIEDYKIFDLSNPSRIVVDVIGDRAAERVAKGKTQMQAGSPGEQSVPTADQLSLAQQLGLGIGTIIIDPGHGGKDPGAVGPRGVKEKDLVLDISRKLQQELQKLMDCRVELTRDHDCFLPLEERTVIANTKKADLFVSVHVNASRNRKAQGVETYFLNLATDNDAMELAALENATSTKKISDLQLILNDLMRNSKINESSRLARTVQDNLVHHLRRKYQNVHDLGVKQAPFYVLIGAQMPSILVEASFVSNKIEEKRLNSDAYRQKVAEGIAAGIKSYIDESKLAAFRP; via the coding sequence ATGATAATGTACGTGGCGGCAAAAAAACATGGTTGGCGGCGAACGGTTTTTCTATCAGCAGCTGTTTTGCTGCTGGTGCAGGTCATCCTGACGACCGGTGCCGTGGCGGCTGGTCCCCCGCCAACTGACACAACGACTGCTGAGCAAGCATACAGGCAGGCGAAAAAAGACTACCGGCAGTTTAATGCCGATAAGAAACTGTGGGGTAAACGGAAAAACTGGACTAAACTGATTGCGAAATTTACCGGCATTCACCAGACTTATCCCCAGTCAGACCGGGCCGATGATGCCCTCTTCCTTGCTGCCCGCCTCTACTCATCCTTGTATAACTACTCCGGCTGGGATGCCGATTTGCAGCAGGCCGGCAGTCTATACCGAAAGATTGTTGCTGATTATGGCCAGAGCCGCCTGGCCGACGATGCCCTCTATCATCTGGCGACCACCGAGGAGAAACTTGGTCAGGTGGAGCGCTCACGGGCGGCTCTCCGACAGATTATCCAGGATTTTCCCCAGGGAGATATGGTTGGCAAGGCCAAAGCCCGGCTGACAGCGGCACCGCCGGTGGCCAAGCCGGCTGCCGAAGCCTGCCCGGTTGGCGGTACGGATGTTTATCGCCCTGACGATCCGCGCGAAAACGGTAAGCTCGCCGGCAAGGCCCGGGTTGACAATATTCGCTACTGGTCGTCGCCGACCTATACCAGGGTGGTGATTGACCTTGACCATGAAGTTTCCTACTCCAAAGGGGTGTTGAAACATGAAAAGGAGCGGGATAGGATCAAGTCCATCTATCTGGATCTGAAAAACTCATTTATCAGCGGTGCCAGCCGTACCATCCCCATTAATGACGGGATTTTGAAACAGGTGAAGGTGGCCCAGTTCGACAAACAAACCGTCCGGACCGTCATCTACCTTGATTCCATCGAAGATTATAAGATTTTTGATTTAAGCAATCCATCCCGTATTGTCGTTGATGTGATTGGTGACCGGGCTGCAGAGAGGGTGGCGAAGGGAAAGACACAGATGCAGGCGGGTTCACCCGGTGAGCAGAGTGTCCCTACGGCTGATCAGCTTTCTTTGGCCCAACAGCTGGGTTTAGGCATTGGAACCATCATTATTGATCCCGGTCATGGCGGCAAGGATCCCGGTGCTGTCGGCCCCCGGGGGGTGAAGGAAAAAGATCTTGTGCTGGATATCTCGCGGAAACTGCAGCAAGAACTGCAGAAACTGATGGATTGTCGGGTTGAATTGACCCGTGACCATGACTGTTTTCTGCCGCTGGAGGAGCGGACGGTGATCGCCAATACCAAAAAAGCCGATCTTTTTGTTTCGGTCCATGTCAATGCCAGCCGCAACCGGAAAGCTCAAGGAGTTGAAACCTATTTTCTCAACCTGGCCACCGATAATGATGCGATGGAACTGGCCGCCCTTGAGAATGCCACATCCACCAAGAAGATCAGTGATCTGCAATTGATCCTCAATGACCTGATGCGCAACTCAAAAATAAATGAATCCAGTCGCTTGGCCCGCACGGTCCAGGATAATCTGGTGCACCACTTGCGGCGGAAATATCAGAATGTGCATGACCTGGGGGTAAAACAGGCTCCGTTCTATGTTTTGATTGGGGCTCAGATGCCCAGTATCCTGGTGGAAGCCTCATTTGTTTCCAATAAAATTGAGGAAAAGAGGCTTAATTCAGATGCCTATCGACAGAAAGTGGCTGAAGGGATTGCTGCCGGGATTAAATCGTATATCGATGAAAGCAAACTGGCAGCTTTTCGTCCCTGA